A segment of the Scomber japonicus isolate fScoJap1 chromosome 5, fScoJap1.pri, whole genome shotgun sequence genome:
taagaGAGTGGTGGTGGAGCCATGGGTGGGGGGGCATAGTCTGGGCACAGGTTTATTTATGGTCATCGCAGGTGCTCTGATGGTGAGAGGCAAAAAGTGTTTTGACTGTCCTCAGGAGCAAAAGGGCAATTGTAAAAGGATTACACTGTGTGCGGCAAGTGTGCACTATAACATTTGGTAAGAAAATAAATAGTCGACATAATTTCATCAACTGGAAAAGACTGAATAGCCTTCGTTATTTGAGTACACGTCTGAACAATCAGAGTCATTGGCAGCCAGTGGTGGCTAAAGGTTAGGACATAGTCACTacaatataaaagcaacacatcgCAACGCTGACAGTTAAAATTTTACACATTGTAACCCGACGGTTTTGTGCATTTTCTATAAATGCAGAAAGCAGCTGGTTTAAATGAGAAAACATCACTGCTACAGACTGGAGACAGATGTTACGGTCAGTTTCAGCACCGTCTGTGTAAAGTTACCTGTGTTTTCACCAGATGAAAATGTACAGTGGCCGTTGGTTTGGCCTTCAGTCGGGGCCCCTTCAGGTCCTCTTTCTGTATACGCTCCGCCGTAAGCGTCTTCATAACCAGGATCATACTGCTCCTCCTTAATCGCCATCCTCTTGGCGTCCTCTGTAGATGTAAAGACACAGAAGTTAACACACGCTCTAATCTGGATCCACAGCAACTACAAATAATACTACTTTACATGTTTattagcatttttaaaaattggtaCAGTTAACTCTAGTTTCAATTTCAGAAAATATAAAGCGTTTATCTTCCGTAGCACTTACTAGTTTAACACAGGTTGGATATTATAAAGGCCGTGCTTACCCTTGGCCAACTGCAGGTTAAATTTGTAGTCAACCTCCTCGATTTCAGTGGCTTTTTGAACGCCTCGCAGTTGATCTCTGAGCTCCCTCAGTTTGATGTAGAAGTGAACTTTGTCCTGAGCGCGAGGGAACTGAGCGCAACGAGCGCTGGATGAAGGCATCAGATACAGAGCCTGCAGAGGGGAAATAAGATGGGAAATAGCTGTCAGATCAATTATTGTAAGCTGGTATTGATGAATGAAAGATTTGTGAGTGAAAAGCTAGTTAACCTCTATTTCATGAAATTACTTTATTAGTTTTTCTCTATTCTTGGTTTCCAATAGACACAACAATGATAACATGATAATCTAATATTACTGTTTGACATAATTCAGACTACACCATCAGATTTTAGTCTGGAGTAATGTGTTTAAGGTGTGAAAGGGGTTAAACAGTGTCTATTTCAGCCTTTtgtatgataataatataaaaatcagCAGTAATTTCATACAAGAGGGAAGATGCTTCAGAAAATGAAGTTCACTTTGaatgacatcacattttttGAGTCACTTCATCACTCACCACGTCACAGTCTGGGATCTTGTGCGGCTGCAAACCAAAATCAAGCTTCTTTGGTTTTTTACCAAACAGCTCTCTGCAGAACATTTCGTATATGCctggtgggaaaaaaaatagagaagaaTAACCTTAATTCTCTTTACTGAGTGAGTTAATTGTAACTGCTGCTCTGTAGAATAAGAGTTCTTACATTTTCCATTGAAAACAGCAATAAGAGGTTTGAATTTCCTTAGCTTCTCTACAAGAATTGTTCCTCCTTCACGTAACTCTTTACTGCCAAGATAGaaaccaaaaacaaataaaatggttaaaatacAAACTTTAATCTCAAAACTAACAGGAATCACAGCTTTTATCGTTACAGTTTAGTCACCCAACTTGAGCACAACACGCCAAAGCAAGTGGCACCAATTGTTTGAAGTCTATACGCCTACCTCGAGAGGTCTTTGCTCCCCGGTGTCGCCCGGGCAACCATGTTGGTGAAGCCCATTTTGTACTTAACAGGCAGAGTGGTGTCAGACATGTGGTTGAGCTGCTCTTCAGTAAAACCAGACAGAAACAGGCACTTCCCTGAAATTACAAAATCatagataaaataaatgagatatATCTTTCACAAGTTAATGGTGTCAAAGTATACAACCTAATCAGTAAGTATCAATTCTAGTTCATGTAGTGTATGTTgtaaatttgaccctgaataaTTCCTCACTTTAAAGGTTTAAAACTGAGTCTTACAAAAGGTAGCACAGGTTTATACACATGCCCTTCCTTCCCACACTcctttatacatttaaaaaccttTTGACAATCTAACTTATTTACATCCTCTGATTATTTTGGAGACCAGCACAGACCAATTTGAGCTCTGGGAGGCGCTACAGAGCTCTTTTGGCAACCAGGAATATTTATAAGAAGTCAGTTATCCCGAGGAACTGATATGCTCTTATATTTGTTTGAGTTTCTGGTTTTTGTGTAAtttctgtctactgtatgtctgttattggtgagccaaagacatgaagttatattctattctattcttttaACACATATAGAGATTAAGGTAAGGATCAATTCTAGGTATTAAACTGTATGTTGTAAATTTGGCCCTTAATAATTTCTCACTCTAAAGGTCCAACGGTCAAACTGAGTCTTACAGAGGTAGTTTAATGTAAATCTCGTCATGTATAACTTACAAAAGTGATTTCCAGGACCTGGAAACCATCGGCCAATGTAAGCTGCCATCAAGCCTGGATTGATACCGATctgaaaataaaagaacagcagATGTTGATTATTTCCCTCAACAGCACAGTGATTTTAATCTGCTGTTTAAAAGCTGAATAAGGAGTCTTACAATGACATAGTCTAGATTGTAGTCCAGCAGGTCTGGGAGAGTTTTCTTCATGACTTCCTCCTCCGACATTCCCTTGAAGCGATCCACTTTCCTCTTCACCTTCTTGAAGGTTTCGTCAATCTTCTCCTGCTTGCCGTCTCCCTGAGCCTCTGCGCCTTTCTTGGGCTTAGGACCTGGTTTGGCTTTAGGTGCATTTGGGTCTTTAGGTGGTTTTGGTGCCTTAGGGACTTTTGGGGGTTTGGGTGGTTTGGGTTCCTTGGGTTGAGCTGCTCTGCCTCTCTTTTTGGCTGCGGCTACAAGAAAAGTTTGGAAAGGTGATATTAAAAAGGAAGAACACTTTGAATCTCACAGTCACGCTATGCTTTCACTTTTCAGATCTGCTGTGTTGGTAATCATCTAGATCTTCAGCTGCTGTAATATTACTCAATTTTAAAAGGGGTAttccaccaattttacacatcaaagtctgtttCTAGGATTTGGGGAGTACTAAAGTGTATGTGGGGGGAAagttatattatacattataatataaagCCTATATTTGTGGCTTCAGTGAGACATGTGCA
Coding sequences within it:
- the tdg.1 gene encoding thymine DNA glycosylase, tandem duplicate 1 isoform X2; the protein is MSHMAHMEPMMDQLEPANLTKPAAKKRGRAAQPKEPKPPKPPKVPKAPKPPKDPNAPKAKPGPKPKKGAEAQGDGKQEKIDETFKKVKRKVDRFKGMSEEEVMKKTLPDLLDYNLDYVIIGINPGLMAAYIGRWFPGPGNHFWKCLFLSGFTEEQLNHMSDTTLPVKYKMGFTNMVARATPGSKDLSSKELREGGTILVEKLRKFKPLIAVFNGKCIYEMFCRELFGKKPKKLDFGLQPHKIPDCDVALYLMPSSSARCAQFPRAQDKVHFYIKLRELRDQLRGVQKATEIEEVDYKFNLQLAKEDAKRMAIKEEQYDPGYEDAYGGAYTERGPEGAPTEGQTNGHCTFSSGENTEAEAQQATTSLLAEGQLPDGQWMTQSFADQIPDISGGPKDASI
- the tdg.1 gene encoding thymine DNA glycosylase, tandem duplicate 1 isoform X1 encodes the protein MDEKLNGSLPVVSPEYLHQWVQSAQQFHALQAQHSNYNPNHQYHYAEHQAGDSGMSHMAHMEPMMDQLEPANLTKPAAKKRGRAAQPKEPKPPKPPKVPKAPKPPKDPNAPKAKPGPKPKKGAEAQGDGKQEKIDETFKKVKRKVDRFKGMSEEEVMKKTLPDLLDYNLDYVIIGINPGLMAAYIGRWFPGPGNHFWKCLFLSGFTEEQLNHMSDTTLPVKYKMGFTNMVARATPGSKDLSSKELREGGTILVEKLRKFKPLIAVFNGKCIYEMFCRELFGKKPKKLDFGLQPHKIPDCDVALYLMPSSSARCAQFPRAQDKVHFYIKLRELRDQLRGVQKATEIEEVDYKFNLQLAKEDAKRMAIKEEQYDPGYEDAYGGAYTERGPEGAPTEGQTNGHCTFSSGENTEAEAQQATTSLLAEGQLPDGQWMTQSFADQIPDISGGPKDASI